A window of the Bacteroides thetaiotaomicron VPI-5482 genome harbors these coding sequences:
- a CDS encoding glycosyltransferase — translation MRYSVIIPVYNRPDEVDELLQSLTVQCFKDFEVVIVEDGSSIPCKEVADRYTDRLDIKYFSKPNSGPGQTRNYGAERSEGEYFIILDSDVILPEGYFDAIEKELQSSPADAFGGPDRAHDSFTDIQKAINYSMTSFFTTGGIRGGKKKMDRFYPRSFNMGIRREVYEALGGFSKMRFGEDIDFSIRIFKGGYTCRLFPDAWVYHKRRTDLKKFFKQVHNSGIARINLYKKYPDSLKLVHLLPAVFTLGVSLLLLLTLLGLGLVLLAFYLLYSKTVPGCATGEMALLFLGFAAMLAAPLPLLLYSLVVCVDSTIRNRSLWIGMLSITASFIQLIGYGTGFWRAWWQRCIRGKDEFEAFQKNFYK, via the coding sequence ATGCGCTATTCTGTCATAATTCCCGTTTACAATCGTCCCGATGAGGTGGATGAATTGCTGCAAAGTCTCACTGTACAGTGTTTTAAAGATTTTGAAGTAGTTATTGTTGAAGATGGTTCGTCCATCCCTTGTAAGGAAGTGGCAGATCGGTATACAGATCGGTTGGACATCAAGTATTTCTCTAAACCCAATTCCGGACCGGGGCAGACCCGTAACTACGGAGCGGAGCGAAGCGAAGGAGAATATTTTATCATACTGGACTCTGATGTCATTTTGCCCGAAGGATATTTTGACGCGATAGAGAAGGAGCTTCAGTCTTCTCCTGCCGACGCGTTCGGTGGTCCCGACCGTGCGCACGATTCTTTTACGGATATTCAGAAAGCTATCAACTACTCGATGACTTCCTTTTTTACAACAGGCGGTATCCGTGGCGGAAAAAAGAAGATGGACAGGTTTTATCCTCGTAGCTTCAATATGGGGATTCGTCGCGAAGTGTATGAAGCTTTGGGGGGATTCTCTAAAATGCGCTTCGGGGAAGATATCGACTTCAGTATCCGTATTTTTAAAGGTGGCTATACTTGTCGTCTTTTCCCCGACGCATGGGTATATCACAAACGTCGGACAGACTTGAAAAAGTTCTTTAAGCAAGTCCATAACTCCGGCATTGCCCGCATTAACCTTTATAAGAAATATCCCGATTCGTTGAAATTGGTGCATTTGCTACCGGCAGTGTTCACGTTGGGAGTCTCTTTGCTTTTATTATTGACTCTTTTGGGGTTGGGGCTCGTTTTGTTAGCTTTTTATCTGCTATATTCCAAAACGGTTCCCGGGTGTGCGACAGGCGAGATGGCACTTCTGTTTTTAGGATTTGCCGCCATGTTGGCAGCACCTCTTCCCTTACTGCTCTATTCCTTGGTGGTTTGCGTGGATTCGACAATCAGAAATCGCAGTTTATGGATTGGAATGCTGTCAATTACTGCTTCCT